From Miscanthus floridulus cultivar M001 chromosome 15, ASM1932011v1, whole genome shotgun sequence, the proteins below share one genomic window:
- the LOC136508594 gene encoding protein ZINC INDUCED FACILITATOR-LIKE 1-like isoform X1, producing MAGGGEATTPLLEGKPRVYFDGCPGCANDRRKAENPGIPYGQFFHIWIIILVSCLPISLLFPFIYFMIRDLHIAERVEDIGFYAGFVGASYMLGRALTSTAWGMIADRIGRKPVIILAIISTLLFNTLFGLSVKYWMAIATRFLLGSLNGLLGPIRAYAVEVCRTEHQAIGLTLVSTSWAIGLIIGPAIGGYLAQPVEKYPNLFPANSIFGRFPYFLPCLCVSFFCLVILISCIWLPETLHKHKLHKTEDQGIEEFAEQQNSSTTNKSLLKNWPLMSSIILFCVTSFDDMAYTEIFSLWAESDKTYGGLGFSSEDVGQVLAVTGASILLYQTFVYPRIVKVLGTVNASRIAAILAMVLLFTYPPMTHLSKPWLSVVVNIASVFKNNLVVTIVTCSFILQNNSVPQEQRATANGLATTLMSFFKAFAPAGAGIVFSWAQKRQHAFLFPGDQMVFFLLDIVIFVELVWTFKPFLDIPEQTS from the exons atggccggcggcggcgaggcaacGACGCCGTTGCTGGAGGGGAAGCCCAGGGTGTACTTCGACGGCTGCCCCGGGTGTGCCAACGACCGGAGGAAGGCGGAGAACCCGGGAATTCCCTACGGGCAATTCTTCCATATCTGGATCATCATCCTCGTCTCCT GTTTGCCAATATCATTGTTATTTCCCTTCATATATTTCATG ATAAGAGACTTGCATATTGCCGAAAGGGTAGAAGATATTGGATTCTATGCTGGTTTTGTAG GTGCTTCATATATGCTTGGTAGAGCTCTAACTTCCACTGCTTGGGGAATGATAGCAGATCGTATTGGGAGGAAGCCCGTTATCATTCTTGCAATTATCTCCAC GCTTTTGTTCAACACTTTGTTCGGATTAAGTGTAAAGTATTGGATGGCGATAGCAACAAGATTCCTTCTAGGTTCTTTAAATGGTTTGCTAGGCCCAATAAGA GCTTATGCTGTTGAAGTATGCCGAACTGAACATCAAGCTATTGGACTGACACTT GTTAGCACATCATGGGCAATAGGTCTTATTATTGGGCCAGCTATTGGTGGATACCTCGCACAG CCAGTTGAAAAATACCCAAATTTATTTCCAGCCAATTCAATATTTGGGAG GTTCCCATATTTCTTACCTTGTTTGTGTGTATCGTTCTTCTGTTTGGTTATCCTCATAAGCTGCATTTGGCTCCCG GAGACGTTGCATAAGCACAAACTTCACAAAACTGAAGATCAAGGAATCGAAGAGTTTGCTGAGCAACAAAATAGTTCAACTACAAATAAGAGCTTGCTTAAGAACTGGCCATTGATGTCATCCATTATCTTATTCTGTGTCACCTCTTTTGATGATATGGCCTACACAGAG ATATTTTCTCTATGGGCCGAAAGCGACAAAACGTATGGAGGACTAGGTTTCTCGTCTGAGGATGTCGGTCAAGTGCTTGCAGTTACAG GTGCTAGCATCCTTTTGTACCAAACATTTGTTTATCCACGTATTGTAAAAGTCCTTGGGACAGTCAATGCTTCCCGTATTGCAGCT ATTCTAGCTATGGTACTCCTTTTCACTTACCCACCAATGACACATCTGTCAAAACCGTGGTTATCAGTTGTAGTGAATATTGCATCGGTGTTCAAAAACAATTTAGTT GTTACTATTGTGACATGCTCTTTTATTCTTCAGAATAATTCAGTG CCTCAAGAGCAAAGAGCAACTGCAAATGGCTTAGCAACTACGTTAATGTCCTTTTTCAAGGCATTTGCCCCAGCAGGAGCTGGTATTGT ATTTTCATGGGCACAAAAACGCCAACATGCTTTCCTCTTTCCAG GTGATCAGATGGTGTTCTTCCTTCTGGACATTGTCATCTTTGTTGAGCTCGTTTGGACATTCAAGCCATTTCTAGACATTCCAGAGCAAACCTCCTGA
- the LOC136508594 gene encoding protein ZINC INDUCED FACILITATOR-LIKE 1-like isoform X2 — protein MLGRALTSTAWGMIADRIGRKPVIILAIISTLLFNTLFGLSVKYWMAIATRFLLGSLNGLLGPIRAYAVEVCRTEHQAIGLTLVSTSWAIGLIIGPAIGGYLAQPVEKYPNLFPANSIFGRFPYFLPCLCVSFFCLVILISCIWLPETLHKHKLHKTEDQGIEEFAEQQNSSTTNKSLLKNWPLMSSIILFCVTSFDDMAYTEIFSLWAESDKTYGGLGFSSEDVGQVLAVTGASILLYQTFVYPRIVKVLGTVNASRIAAILAMVLLFTYPPMTHLSKPWLSVVVNIASVFKNNLVVTIVTCSFILQNNSVPQEQRATANGLATTLMSFFKAFAPAGAGIVFSWAQKRQHAFLFPGDQMVFFLLDIVIFVELVWTFKPFLDIPEQTS, from the exons ATGCTTGGTAGAGCTCTAACTTCCACTGCTTGGGGAATGATAGCAGATCGTATTGGGAGGAAGCCCGTTATCATTCTTGCAATTATCTCCAC GCTTTTGTTCAACACTTTGTTCGGATTAAGTGTAAAGTATTGGATGGCGATAGCAACAAGATTCCTTCTAGGTTCTTTAAATGGTTTGCTAGGCCCAATAAGA GCTTATGCTGTTGAAGTATGCCGAACTGAACATCAAGCTATTGGACTGACACTT GTTAGCACATCATGGGCAATAGGTCTTATTATTGGGCCAGCTATTGGTGGATACCTCGCACAG CCAGTTGAAAAATACCCAAATTTATTTCCAGCCAATTCAATATTTGGGAG GTTCCCATATTTCTTACCTTGTTTGTGTGTATCGTTCTTCTGTTTGGTTATCCTCATAAGCTGCATTTGGCTCCCG GAGACGTTGCATAAGCACAAACTTCACAAAACTGAAGATCAAGGAATCGAAGAGTTTGCTGAGCAACAAAATAGTTCAACTACAAATAAGAGCTTGCTTAAGAACTGGCCATTGATGTCATCCATTATCTTATTCTGTGTCACCTCTTTTGATGATATGGCCTACACAGAG ATATTTTCTCTATGGGCCGAAAGCGACAAAACGTATGGAGGACTAGGTTTCTCGTCTGAGGATGTCGGTCAAGTGCTTGCAGTTACAG GTGCTAGCATCCTTTTGTACCAAACATTTGTTTATCCACGTATTGTAAAAGTCCTTGGGACAGTCAATGCTTCCCGTATTGCAGCT ATTCTAGCTATGGTACTCCTTTTCACTTACCCACCAATGACACATCTGTCAAAACCGTGGTTATCAGTTGTAGTGAATATTGCATCGGTGTTCAAAAACAATTTAGTT GTTACTATTGTGACATGCTCTTTTATTCTTCAGAATAATTCAGTG CCTCAAGAGCAAAGAGCAACTGCAAATGGCTTAGCAACTACGTTAATGTCCTTTTTCAAGGCATTTGCCCCAGCAGGAGCTGGTATTGT ATTTTCATGGGCACAAAAACGCCAACATGCTTTCCTCTTTCCAG GTGATCAGATGGTGTTCTTCCTTCTGGACATTGTCATCTTTGTTGAGCTCGTTTGGACATTCAAGCCATTTCTAGACATTCCAGAGCAAACCTCCTGA